The following proteins are encoded in a genomic region of Fimbriimonadaceae bacterium:
- a CDS encoding YciI family protein — MKYLCLVYMEEKHLHAMSQAERVALSDESMAYCEALTKQGEMLSASPLHPVDTATTVRVRNGKVTTTDGPFAETKEQLAGYL; from the coding sequence ATGAAATACCTCTGTTTGGTCTATATGGAAGAAAAGCATCTGCACGCGATGTCGCAGGCCGAGCGCGTCGCGTTGTCCGACGAGTCGATGGCGTATTGTGAGGCCCTGACGAAGCAGGGTGAGATGTTGTCTGCCTCGCCATTGCACCCGGTGGACACGGCCACGACGGTTCGGGTCCGCAACGGGAAGGTGACGACCACCGACGGGCCCTTCGCCGAAACAAAGGAACAATTGGCCGGTTATCTGC